The following nucleotide sequence is from Micromonospora sp. WMMD1120.
GGCCCGCTGGTGGTCCGGATGACCGACCCGTTCGGTCTCTGCGAGCTGGCCCGGTCCTTCCCCAGCACCGACCACCTGACGGTGATCCCGCAGGTCACCCCGCTGCCGTCGGTCCGGCTCCCCGGGGAGTACGCGGGCAGTGGCGACAGCCGGGCCCGCTCGGTGGCCGTGCACGGTGAGGACGACGCGGCGACCCGGGAGTACCGGCGCGGCGACGACCTGCGGCGAGTGCACTGGAAGTCCACGGCGCGCACCGGCGAGCTGATGGTGCGCCGCGAGGAGCAACCGTGGGAGAGCCGGGCCACCGTCGTCCTGGACACCCGGGCGTACGGCCACCGCGGCGAGGGCCCGACGGCCAGTTTCGAGTGGGCCGTCTCCGCGGCCGCGAGCATCGCCGTGCACCTGCGCCAGGCCGGCTACAAGCTGCGCCTGGTCACCGGCTCGGGGGTGGACGTGGACGCCTCGGAGGCCGGCGGTGACGGGGTGCTGCTGGACCACCTCGCGGAGGTCCGGCTGGATCAGCGCGCCGAGGTCGCCAGCCTGGTGCAGCGGGTTCGCGAGCGCGCCGACGGCGGTCTGATCATCGGCCTGTTCGGCACCGTGAGCGTGGCCGAGGCGGAGCTGCTGGCCGGGCTGCGGGGCAACGGCGCCACCTGCGTCGGTTTCCTCCTGAACAGCTCCACCTGGCTCAGCCTGCCGGAGAAGGCCCGCGCCGAGGCGGAGCACGCGCACGCCGCCTCCGCGCTCGCCATGCTGCAGAGCGGTTGGCGGGTGGTCGGCGTCGACCACGGCGCCCGGCTCCCGGCGCTCTGGCCGCAGGCCGGCCGGGGCTCCCAGGGGTTCGCCCTGCGCGCCGCGCTGGCCGAGACGGTGGCCGGCGGCGTCCGATGAACGGAAGGTCCCCCTCATGACCCCCAGTCGGAACATCGGCGTGGTGGCGGCCGCCGCCACGCTGCTGGCCGCCGCGCCGCTGTCGGCCATCTTCCAGGGCTGGACGTGGCTGCTCGAGTCCATCATCGCGGTCGCCGTGGTGGCCGGTGTGGCGGCGTTGACCCGACTGGCCCGGGCACCCCTGTGGGGTCAGGTGCTGGGCATGCTGGCCGGCCTGGCGCTCGCCCTGACCTGGCTGTTCCCCAGCGGCAAGGAACTCCTCGCCGTGCTGCCCACGCCGAGCACGTTCGGCTACTTCGCCGACCTGCTGTCCGCCTCCGTGCAGGACATGCGCTCGTACGGGGTCGAGGTTCCGGACACCGATCCGCTGCTGTTCATCGCCGTGCTCGGCGTCGGCGGCGTCGCCGTACTCGTGGACGTCCTGGCCGTGGGGCTGCGCCGGCCCGCGCTGGCCGGGCTGCCGATGCTCGCCATCTACTCGGTGCCGGTCGCCGTCTACGTGGACAGCGTCCCGGCGGTGCCGTTCGTGGTCGGCGCCGCCGGCTACCTCTGGCTGCTGGTCACCGACAACGTCGACCGCGTACGCCGCTTCGGCCGCCGGTTCACCGGCGACGGCCGCGACGTCG
It contains:
- a CDS encoding DUF58 domain-containing protein; its protein translation is MRAGLRGLTTRGRSFLAAAVAAAVSAGILGEKDLLRVAVLLAILPLLAAAYVGRSRYKLACNRSLDPHRVPVGANSRVVLRLQNLSRLPTGTLLLEDRLPYALGSRPRVVLERLGAHQASSVAYTVRADVRGRYDVGPLVVRMTDPFGLCELARSFPSTDHLTVIPQVTPLPSVRLPGEYAGSGDSRARSVAVHGEDDAATREYRRGDDLRRVHWKSTARTGELMVRREEQPWESRATVVLDTRAYGHRGEGPTASFEWAVSAAASIAVHLRQAGYKLRLVTGSGVDVDASEAGGDGVLLDHLAEVRLDQRAEVASLVQRVRERADGGLIIGLFGTVSVAEAELLAGLRGNGATCVGFLLNSSTWLSLPEKARAEAEHAHAASALAMLQSGWRVVGVDHGARLPALWPQAGRGSQGFALRAALAETVAGGVR